Within the Miscanthus floridulus cultivar M001 chromosome 2, ASM1932011v1, whole genome shotgun sequence genome, the region ggtttcatcttacctgacaacttctccccgttccctcaagatgatgggtacagggcaagacaagacattcgggtcaaccatggctccaaggaccataccctacgccctggtaggaaaagtactgccagggaacgacgggacaggtgctttagacccttccgggcgccgtagagcccgaaaggtattacaggtgcgtactCCTCgtcctgtagagttgtaggcgccgccttcagccctgggacacggaacccgacgaagatatacgacaaccgctacgctccacaaaaggatttgctatctccacgaacgacggatattccgtcaccacgctatggacccaagggggcggcgcccgcttcccgacccctaaggtccaccaagtcagaagaccttggccacggcgttactccggaccccgaccccgcgtcttcccgacgaagactcacaggaaccagaaggcgtgcggagcaaggctgggggaggctaataagtcaaaaccactgtactacagcccataccctgcgtaggaCAGCGTTccgtaatcaacctgacattctacagcgacatcgacagtattgtaggcgcttatcttccttcgcactcatcagaatgaagaaccaggccgggtagacgtgagccacaagactaagtagagtacgcatcctaaagccctcacccttgtaaagccagccccttcatctataaaaggggatgcgcttcctccatcaaagggacggacttttgaccgaacaatacaagacacacacacagtcaagctgctaccaagctcttgacctcctttcaacccttccatcagagacttaggaccagtccctctctcgatcatttgtaccccctactacgaaccgtttacggtgctaataacacgagcagcaacaaactggacgtagggacattcagcccgaaccagtataaatcttgtgtcctttaacgcaccatccgagcctaacgcgcattactataaatttacttaccggtgcttgcacgaaacaccgacaaccatGTTCTTGAAATGGACTAAAAATTTAAAGCATAGGTACCAAACATGTTGTTGCTAATTGGATGCGTGATACAAGGTTACATAAGGTCACCCTTATATATTGGGTCCTGATGGCACTtaggagagaggggggggggggttgacacCGTACCTGACCTTCATTCACCTCAGGCCTCAATCTAGTGACATTGTGTGATTTGGCATCCGCAACTACACCGAGCAGGTGCGGCGCCTATGGGTCTAGACGTCATCCCTACTCATACATGGCATCTTCTTCTTGGCTTGTATAGCTACAAAATTTGTAGGGGAGGCTTAGGTGGGCTCCATGTTCCTAGGAGCGGTAGGGGCCTTGAGACCCACCTGATGTGTTGCTTCCCTACATCCTTCACAAGAGATTTCATCAAATTCATGAGATGATGAACTTATAATGCACCACTTCATATAGGATGGAGTGCATTGTCATCTATTCCCTCCTCACTTTTTGTTTGATTCATAGAATAAATTAATCGATTTATTATCGCTTCATATCTTATGAGctaataattagtagaaaaaaTGTTGTTCTAGAGAAAAAAATCGATGAACTTATGATAGATCACCTAATGTAGGATGATGTGTTTTCTCAAACTAACTACCCCTTAATAGTATAACTAGGTTAGATTAATTTACATTTTGTTTGTTGGTGGTTAAGCTACATATTAGGCTAGTACCCATAATATCAAAATTATAGCCCTTTTAATTTGTGCCTAAGTCAAACTAATCTAACTTTAACCAATGACTTTACAGAAGAGTAGATCTCAACATCTAGCGCATTAAACAATCTTTATTAAATCAATCATAAAATATGTATTGATAGTACATTTATTCGTATTGTAAATATTAGTATATTTATTTATAAACTTGATTAAATTTAGAGAAGTTTACCTTACGACAAAAAAGGGCATATAGTTTGGAGCGGAGTTAGGGAGCAGTGTTTGCCTAACCGCGTTTGTCACATATCTTCGAGCGTATGACcgaatatttttttattaaagtTTCACGTAATGGAATTAGTGATATTTTTAGAGGAACATGATTCAAGGCTAACGACAATAATCTTTTTTCATGTGGAGTGGACTATAAATATATTGAATTCTGACCAGACGCTTGGCCACTCAAATTCGAGTTGTCTCATCTACATTGGGGGGACCGGGTGAGTAGTTATAATAGTGCACAAATACAGTGGAAAACATATGACCCCACAACCCACTTCTTAGCAGCGCTTTttgtaaaagaaaaaaaagacagcATGTACATAATAAGAAAAAACATGCCATTCAAATCAACTGACAACCAAACCTTTTTCCCGCAAATAAAATGGGGAAAAAAATACGAAGCCCTATTTTTGGGCCCTTTTGACCACCATCCGATGATCCATTCCACCCAGCTGCACGTCAAAGTACAGGCAATCGCGGTGGGCCACGGAACAAACCCAAGCAGCGCGCGGCCCCACTCGCACCTGGTCCCGGCGCAAAAGCAAACAAACCCTAGCGAGCCGGGCCCGGACCCTCCCGCTGATCCGGTGCGCCCGGTCAAACCCCAGACTGCCCCTCCAGTGCAGCCGGTCACGCTTCCCCAACCCCTCTCCGCCCCCTCTTCCCCCCACCCAACCGGAcctcccctctcctcctcctgCACCTCGCCGGAGCACCCCCACCACCCCCCACCCACCCCCCCGCCGTCGCGCGCCCCCGCCTCCCTCTCGCAGACCCCCTCCTTACCGTCCCCTCCGCCTCCCTCTGCTCCCCTTATCCATCCTCGAGCTCCCCCGCCGCGTGGATCGCCTCGGCCCATTTTGCTCCTTTTTTTTTACCTCCCCGCCCGAGCGTTAGCTGGCGGGCGGATGTACGTGTCCTGGCCGGAGACGGAGATGCCTCTGGCTTGACGGATTGATCTCGGGGAGCTGCCCTTAGTGGCCGGTCGCCCTCGGCCCCGCCACGGCGGCCATGGACATGGAGAGAGGGGCGGGCAGCGAGCAGGGCTCGCCCGATAGCGAAATGGGCGACGGCGACAACGACAGCGTCGGCTACGGCGCGGAGATGGAGGTGGACGCCGGGAGCGGCTCGGccggggcctcggctccggcgAGCTCGGCATCCGCATCGGCCTCGGTCTCCGCGTCGGCGTACGCCGCGCGTGCCGGCGCCTACGACGGGGTCGACCCTTTCGAGGGCATGGAGTTCGACGACGAGGAGGACGCCTGGACGTTCTACAACGTCTACGCCCACCGCGTCGGCTTCAGCACCCGGATTAGCGTCATGCACCGGTCGCGCCGGGACGGCTCCGTCATGTCGCGCCAGTTCGTCTGCGCCAAGGAGGGCTTCCGCACCTACCGCGGGAAGAATGAGGTTTCCCGTGTTGATGCCGTAGACGCTGGCGACGACGATAGTGGGAGGGGTCGGCGGACACGGGCTGTCACCAGGGTTGGCTGCAAGGCCATGATCCGGGTGAAGAAGCAGGACAATGGCCGCTGGAGTGTGACCAAGCTGGAGACTGCACATAACCATCCCCTGGTCCCTGCGAACCAGGCACACTGTCTGCGCCCGCACAAGCCACTGTCAGAGTGTGGGAAGCAGCGGCCTTTTGGGGGACATCGAAATGGCGGTTCGCTTCTGGCAATtgagccaccgccaccgcctcttACGCCGTCTGTGCCTCACACAAGCATAGCTCAAGTGGTTCCTCAGTATGTTTTGGATGGTATTGGGAATGTCACTCGAGTAATTTTGGATTATGTAAAGCGCATGCAAGCTGAAGATCCGGCGTTCTTTTATGCCATGCAATTTGTTGAGGGGCGTCCAGTGGGGAATGTGTTTTGGGCCGATGCGAGGGCTAGGACGGCATACAAAGACTTTGGAGATGCCGTTGTCTTGGATGACTACTGCAAAAGGAGCAAGCATGAACTTCCACTTGTTACTTTTACTGGAGTTAATCACCATTGCCAGCCAGTCCTATTTGGTTGTGCCATCATGGCACATAACAATGAAGCATCATTTGTTTGGTTGTTTGAGACATTTCTCTTAGCAATGTCTGGACAGCAGCCTAACTCTCTTACCATGGAGCATGATAATTCTTTAAAATCAGCTGCTTTGAAAGTATTTCCTCTAACTAGGCTCCAGTTTTGTAAGTGGCACATCATGAACGAAGCACAGGATAAGCTGTCATATCTCCTAGATGCATTCCCATCCTTCCGTGAGGACTTTATCAACTGCATCAACATGTCTGAGACAATCAATGAGTTTGAAGCAAATTGGAAGGCATTAATTTCTAAGGTCAGCTCTCAAAAAAGTGAATGGCTTGACTTGGTGTACAATTGCCGTCATCAGTGGGTCCCGGTATATCTGAGAGATACATTCTTTGGGGATGTGTCATTAAAGCTGCAGTGTTCAAGCAGGAGTTCGTTGTTTGAAGGTTATATCAGTGCCAAAACTGATTCGCAGTCATTCATTCAGCAGTATGAAAAAGCTTTAGACTGTTGTTATGAGAAGGAGGTGAAGGAAGAATTTGAAACAAAATATTCACTTCCTGATATCAAGACATCATCTCCTATAGAAAagcaaggagccgagttatataCAAGGTCGATGTTTTTGAAATTCCAACAGGAATTGATTGATGCCTCTGTTTACACTGCTGAAATGGTGAAAGAGGAGGGCAATGCTTCAATTTATACTGTGACCAGATCTGAAGGAAGTGAGAAGTCTGTAACAGTTGAGTTCAGTTCTTCTGGAAGTTCTGCGACATGTAGCTGTCGGATGTTTGAATATTTTGGTATTGTCTGCAGGCACATGCTTACTGTGTTTGGTGTAAGAGGTGTCTCTGCACTTCCTTCTCATTATTTTGTAAAAAGATGGACAAAGAATGCATTGGATAGAAGCTCAGGCAAGAATGTTGATGAAGTTAGCAGAGTTGAGGAGCCCAAGGAGGAGCAAAGAAGTAGCGCTGAAGATGATGAGCAATCCCTGAAGTGGCGTTACAACAGTTTGTGTCGTGAAGCACTAAGGTATGCTGAAGAGGGAGCATCATCATTAGAGGTTTATATTGTCGCGATGCAAGCTCTTCAAGAAGCTGCTAACAGGGTTAATATGGCCAAGAGAGGTATTGGACAGGTAGCACCATTAGCGGTGATGCCAATTGCAGCACAACCACCAGAAAGTTTTGCAAGAAATCAGGAGATTAGTTCTAATAAGCAAAAGAAGAGAAAAAGGAATTCAAATAGCTCAAGGGAGAACGCCACATCAAATCAACTTATGTATGTGCAACAACCTGTTAATTTTCTTTTTGTTGCTCCTGGTTCATCAAGTGCTTTACAAGGGCCTAGTCAGCTAGTTGCTGCTGCTCCTGTTTCTTTGAGTAGCAAATATGGAAAAACATCTGGTGCGAATAATTCAGTTGATGACAATATACCTCCTGCTTCTGTAGTTGATAAGTTTTCTGGGTTACCTGACCGAAATGCATCAGCACCTTCAGCTGGAAATCTGCAAGGTGGAGAAACAAAATCCGTAGGAGCTGATTCACGAATAAAAGAGGTAGTTTACTTTTGCTATGCTGACCACCGAAAGTTCATACTATGCATATTTTCAAATGTTCTATTCTAACCAGTAGTTTCATTTCATTTAAATCTACAATTATGCTACTTTCTTAAAGTTACTTGTAATGATTCTTCGCTAGAGCGCCGATAAACACTTCTGCTTGAGGTTTTCTTGCTACGAAATATAGCTAGTAGCAAATGATTAGAATACCTATGGATGCATGATTGTTGTGGCAAATCCAAATTAAGTGGGCACTGGGTGGGTTTGGTATTTTTTATCAGGATATCAGTGCATATTAGTTATTTCCGTCAGGTCACCCCCGTATCCATCCCATATCGGATACGTATCTTACGTAGGATATGGCATGAAGATGTCTCCATggcgggcgggggggggggggggggggggggggggggggggggggtgggtggGGTAACCAAGAGCAATTCCGATACGTGGGCGGAGACGTATTGAGGCGTTTTCTGGATATGGCCCAGTCCAGTAACCCTCGACTCATGCACCCCACGCAGTGGGGACTTAGGCTGCCAGCGGCACAACACGCTCGCCGCTGCCCGACCGACCGACTTCCTGCTCACCCAGCCATCTGCCCGTCCTGTCCGCGAGGAGATCCAATGCCCACAGCATGCTCAAGCAGGCTGCGGCTGTGATGACACACACCACCCGCAAGGCGCACGCCACAAATTTGTGGACGCATCATGCACACAGCGCCTCAACGAGCTTCACCACCCACAGGTGATTAATCAACAGCGAGCTGGGGATGAGTTAGCGGTGATTTCTTCCCTatttcctctcctctcctctcctatagCCTCTTCCTGCCGTGTTCCCCATGTCAAATTAACCTCGACTGAACTGGAATTGAAAGGGGAAAGAAATTAGATCAGTGATTTACTCATCTCCTCCAAGCCTGAAGCCTCGCCCAAGTAAAAAGTGATGTACTTAGTTGAATCCTCCATCGATTGGACAAGTTCTACTTCTGCACTATGCGCATATATGTTCTCATTTGGATTTTGCAAGTTTGGCCTTTGAGATTTGGATGGAGATGCTGGGCAGGCTTGGCTCTTGGAGTGTTGGCTAAATGGAAATATGGAAAAGATGAGCAGAACAACACATTTGCAAGAATGAGGCAATTTTAAGTTCCTGCTAGTGTGTTACGGCTTTTAGAATTTTAATATGactttattaaaaaaaactaaaaatgtAACCGCATGTCTTTTTTTTAGAAACTGACATATCCCCATATCTGTATCCTTGCTGCATAGATGGCATGTTTGCCTGGTAACTGTCTGCAGTGGAGTGTGTGAGAATTATGGTATTCTTACCACTTTTAGTTCCAGGGCTGACATTTCAAAAATGTTGCATGCCATTTATtgcagttgtagcatctctttaTCTTTTACTTTAGGGTAAATATTATTAGCTCATGCGACTCTTAATCTTTAGGGGAAAGAGATCGTTTGATGTCTTCAATTGAGCCAAATTGTTATTAGATGCAAGCCTGTAATATGGTTTTCTGACATCTTATTGGGTATTGTATGGG harbors:
- the LOC136538507 gene encoding protein FAR1-RELATED SEQUENCE 5-like, whose product is MDMERGAGSEQGSPDSEMGDGDNDSVGYGAEMEVDAGSGSAGASAPASSASASASVSASAYAARAGAYDGVDPFEGMEFDDEEDAWTFYNVYAHRVGFSTRISVMHRSRRDGSVMSRQFVCAKEGFRTYRGKNEVSRVDAVDAGDDDSGRGRRTRAVTRVGCKAMIRVKKQDNGRWSVTKLETAHNHPLVPANQAHCLRPHKPLSECGKQRPFGGHRNGGSLLAIEPPPPPLTPSVPHTSIAQVVPQYVLDGIGNVTRVILDYVKRMQAEDPAFFYAMQFVEGRPVGNVFWADARARTAYKDFGDAVVLDDYCKRSKHELPLVTFTGVNHHCQPVLFGCAIMAHNNEASFVWLFETFLLAMSGQQPNSLTMEHDNSLKSAALKVFPLTRLQFCKWHIMNEAQDKLSYLLDAFPSFREDFINCINMSETINEFEANWKALISKVSSQKSEWLDLVYNCRHQWVPVYLRDTFFGDVSLKLQCSSRSSLFEGYISAKTDSQSFIQQYEKALDCCYEKEVKEEFETKYSLPDIKTSSPIEKQGAELYTRSMFLKFQQELIDASVYTAEMVKEEGNASIYTVTRSEGSEKSVTVEFSSSGSSATCSCRMFEYFGIVCRHMLTVFGVRGVSALPSHYFVKRWTKNALDRSSGKNVDEVSRVEEPKEEQRSSAEDDEQSLKWRYNSLCREALRYAEEGASSLEVYIVAMQALQEAANRVNMAKRGIGQVAPLAVMPIAAQPPESFARNQEISSNKQKKRKRNSNSSRENATSNQLMYVQQPVNFLFVAPGSSSALQGPSQLVAAAPVSLSSKYGKTSGANNSVDDNIPPASVVDKFSGLPDRNASAPSAGNLQGGETKSVGADSRIKESHELSQANGSRGCSVNTLNSSAVPQLVTVPIGLCLPSTDGPKISAAGMNSVNSGDISSNGKLSFGQSQSSAQQPATPSQTKTLGRIDSRANPEGSSIRAAAIAAGARIASPSDAATIIKAAQSKGAIHIRPEENLPNYLKPLAPKPLSSLPPVNPLNSAHASPGQLSFGDSAAAKDAIFGSSDGSDDDEEDTDDDEDEGLIGDDAEHE